Below is a window of Deltaproteobacteria bacterium DNA.
AAAACGCTAAATTAATACGAATGGCTATTCCGTTTTGGGAATGATCTCCCCTGTCTTCGGGTTGTGGTATCCACCCTCAACTTTAGGCCAAACAACTCCTGTCTTGGGATCTATTACCCCGCCAAAGGTTCCCGGCAAAAACTCACCCGTTCGAGGATTAACTACCCCTTTTTCCTTGGTTAATGTCGAGGGACCCGGCGGCGCTGCAGGAGCGGGTTGCGGCGTCGGACCTGGCTGTATGGGCGAGTAGGACGGAGCGGGTGGAAAGACAAACGGACTCCGGCTATACGAGGATATTGGAACAAAGGAATAAAGGCGTCAACCAATAATAGGCGCCTAGAATTAAATGCGCAGACGTCGAACCTGATCTGTTGGAAACGCATGAGAAAGAGCATAAGCTAGCAGATAGTTTGCAGGACAGTCGTAAGTGACGCTTTCACCTACTCTTCACCCTGACACGGCATTTAGATTTAACAATTACTATTTGAAATGTGGATAACATGAAAAAGACCTGGTCATTTCTGACCAGGTCTTTGTTCTTTGAATTTCCCAGAATGCTTATTCTCGGAAATCATTCCTTTAAAGGAGTGAAGGAGGTAGTGGGTAGTTCCTCCAGCCATCCCCCTCCGATTTCACCTTCACATAGGTTCAAGCCCTAACAGCCGGGCTGGGTTTTTCTTGGCCATCAAGTTGATCTGCTCTTGGGTTATGCCCTTGCTCATCAGAGCAAGGATAAACTCCTTCATTCCATCAGCAGGGATGGGGTTCATGTACTGGCCAAGGTCCGTGGCAATAACACAATTCTCCGCCCCTACTTCTTTGATGGCTTTTGCGAATTCTTCAATTGGGATATGCTTCCAGCCCTTCATCCAGCCCAAGGCTGCTTGTGGTCCCATCAAATACGTAAGATAACAGTGTTCAATGAAAGCTCCAGCCTCTACACAACGTTTCAAATCATCGATAGATAATTCACCCGGGGATTGCATGGCGTGAGTCACCAAAACCTTTCGCACCCCCTCCTGCTTGGCAGCCTTGACGGAAGCGAGAATTTCTTTGCCCGAGACGTGGCCGGTTGCAAAAATAATGTCGGCTTTCGCAATCAGCTTCAAGACTTTTCGCAGCTCGGGGACCACGCTACCGGAAGCATCAATTACCCGGATTCCTCCCGCGTCAGCCTTCTTGGCAAAGAAGGATTTGTGATTGGCCGAACCATGGGTGGGCAACCAGACGATCTTCCCGCAGCCGCCGGTGAACTTAATCATTAGATCCACCGCCTCGGGGTTGATCCCGCCCACCGACTCATTCAGAGTAATTCCTCCGAACACTTCAATTCCCGGGATAATTTGTCGCACCAGGTAGGCCCGGTCATTAGTGATAAATTCATGATTTTTAGTCACCACTCCGCGCATTCCCAGCTCTTTAGCCTTCTGGGCCAACTCGAAATCATTCACCGAGCGGGATGCCGTATCTGGACCTGCGTGCACATGCATGTCAATGGTCCCCACCAGCGGGTTGGCGGCCACCAGAGTGGGCATCTGAGCCATCGCTTTCTGAGCAACGGTAACTGCTCCAATAACCCCGACGGCTTTCAAGAAACCCCGTCGGCTAATCCCGTCCTTTTTCTCTTCTTCCATGGTCAACCCCTCCCTTTTAAAGATAATTTTAAGTGATGAAGACTGAGTTAATCTTCTTTCACCTCCTTTATTTCCCAGAATGCATATTCTCGGAAGTCATTCCTCAAAAAACCCCACCTCCTGCTCAGAAGTGGGGTTTAGATTCATCCCCAGGCCGCAAATGAACCTGGGAGCAGCGGATGGGCCGCTCCACTTCCTTCGCCCATCTGTTCCTATTCGTCGATCATCACGCGGTCGTGGGCACCTTTTGGCTGTGGCGGTGAAAACATATTAAAAGACAATAATTCTTTACCAGGAAGCGCACGTGTAGCATGGGCCACCCCGCGGGGACAGACATGCAGGTCACCCGCCTTCACTGGAACCCATTTGCCGTTGATATACATTTCACCTTCACCTTTATAGATAAAAACAAGTTCATCCACAGTAACGTGCATATGCCTCCCGATGCCTTTGGGATCCTTACTGGTACCGATAAATAAGGCAGAGCGCGGGGATGAAAAAACATTATCCGAACGGCCCAATTGGCCCTCTTTTACGGGGTGCGTCGAAAACCACTCGTCAAGATTAATGAGCACATCTTCACCCGGGGTTG
It encodes the following:
- a CDS encoding cupin domain-containing protein, with translation MRTMVIIGAIALAFLAGQVLGAPTAKYLIDSTPGEDVLINLDEWFSTHPVKEGQLGRSDNVFSSPRSALFIGTSKDPKGIGRHMHVTVDELVFIYKGEGEMYINGKWVPVKAGDLHVCPRGVAHATRALPGKELLSFNMFSPPQPKGAHDRVMIDE
- a CDS encoding DUF6282 family protein, translating into MEEEKKDGISRRGFLKAVGVIGAVTVAQKAMAQMPTLVAANPLVGTIDMHVHAGPDTASRSVNDFELAQKAKELGMRGVVTKNHEFITNDRAYLVRQIIPGIEVFGGITLNESVGGINPEAVDLMIKFTGGCGKIVWLPTHGSANHKSFFAKKADAGGIRVIDASGSVVPELRKVLKLIAKADIIFATGHVSGKEILASVKAAKQEGVRKVLVTHAMQSPGELSIDDLKRCVEAGAFIEHCYLTYLMGPQAALGWMKGWKHIPIEEFAKAIKEVGAENCVIATDLGQYMNPIPADGMKEFILALMSKGITQEQINLMAKKNPARLLGLEPM